In a single window of the Neodiprion virginianus isolate iyNeoVirg1 chromosome 1, iyNeoVirg1.1, whole genome shotgun sequence genome:
- the LOC124298599 gene encoding adenomatous polyposis coli protein-like isoform X9 translates to MEPKLKEDEGIEAREKIQERKKMNGKMDEVYDLLEMLRGIEGCKDINAFLLSMSSAIDICLAMKQSGCLPLLIKLINARGHDTEAKEITSQVFHNIIQATADRSTEQPETRIYNLLEQLKDYCQMLRSIPETEHSPPEDVNDQPVDYSQKYLEPNPVVQNKIPCNSNNQPIDYSMKYYENNSLNQDDVSNDGKVQGTVDYGKRFSEPTCTLHQNSPQNDEQVQPIQYSTRYSEKNSMLQPSDVADETETIRIPKKENSDSSSKPDVFGVYAETDLDQPTDYSLRYAEDDTDEEEKQNSGYFAENEQAFVPEDTIKTYCTEGTPYETPFNFSTATSMSDLRVDDSKDTDVSKKNPMKIVENNSKDNESTFEPSPEESNGQIVANNESESRKNVSERSSDQVSPEKSDKYCEEVVDKEGKMVTFGGEDHYAEETPLMFSRTSSLGSLGGFEQHSIHDDRSSVVSDFSSWRTSGIVSPSELPDSPTQTVPPSPRHNKSQPEFTNRSQDETSKLPAHRLCEHKANGRSNATKRSVFEDDIAAFKEESTPIDFSAATSLSSLTIDDEPKIANDSKFKENREKLGEAIPEEREETSPTRLEHQDTIKIAEIDEVSEGEDDEGMLDACINIGMQSIINRKDEQKPSVNSDEIADIVETVDTDQETDGDEDDDMLAACISIGMHSTFRNRKEDQKGSESSDIASVAEVVDVGEISDEHDDDEGMLAACINIGIQRAINRQEDPKTILKPEIANSVEPEDSLKISDVDSDGEEMLAACINVGIQSIHKQSLRRSSMTKPPIQPVSNLTRYQTSSALNHLDGGLTTFPGNHRQTLKGLKGRPDDTAIPDSIHIYCTEDTPANISPAGSHSNLSVLSMLSSPGIVEKSCEPRIMESNAGRSDILAIDSLTLSEEDDVIVAKLIESGMRKVQLNGNPACGITLPVSSKSDQERPCRTPSTSPAEPVFIKPKKGGLPD, encoded by the exons ATGGAGCCAAAGCTCAAAGAGGATGAAGGGATCGAGGCCAGAG AGAAAATCCAGGAGCGAAAGAAGATGAATGGGAAGATGGATGAGGTATATGATTTGTTAGAAATGTTGAGGGGTATCGAAGGATGCAAGGACATAAACGCCTTTCTTCTTTCGATGAGCAGTGCCATAGATATCTGCTTGGCAATGAAGCAGTCTG GATGCTTGCCGCTGTTGATCAAACTCATAAATGCACGCGGTCATGATACAGAAGCTAAAGAAATAACGTCCCAAGTATTTCACAACATAATACAAGCCACAGCTGACAGAAGTACAGAGCAGCCAGAAACTAGGATCTACAATCTTTTGGAACAATTGAAAGATTATTGTCAAATGCTTAGATCAATCCCTGAGACTGAGCATTCCCCACCTG AAGATGTAAACGACCAGCCAGTCGATTACAgtcaaaaatatttggaaCCAAACCCTGTAGTCCAGAATAAAATCCCCTGCAATTCAAATAATCAACCCATCGATTACAGCATGAAATACTATGAAAACAATTCATTAAATCAAGATGATGTGTCCAACGATGGTAAAGTCCAAGGCACAGTTGATTATGGTAAACGATTTTCAGAGCCGACATGTACCCTACACCAGAACAGTCCACAAAATGATGAACAGGTTCAGCCGATACAATACTCGACAAGGTATTCAGAGAAAAACTCTATGCTACAGCCGAGTGATGTCGCTGATGAGACTGAAACTATAAGAATaccgaaaaaagaaaattcagaCTCAAGCTCAAAGCCGGATGTCTTTGGCGTTTATGCAGAAACGGATTTAGACCAACCGACTGACTACAGTTTGCGATATGCAGAGGATGATACAGATGAAGAGGAGAAACAGAATTCAGGATACTTTGCTGAAAATGAGCAAGCTTTTGTACCAGAAGATACGATAAAGACTTACTGCACAGAAGGCACCCCTTACGAAACACCTTTCAACTTCTCGACTGCGACATCGATGTCAGACTTGCGTGTTGATGATTCAAAGGACACGGATGTTTCCAAGAAAAACCCAatgaaaatcgtcgaaaacAATTCAAAGGATAACGAATCTACCTTCGAACCCAGTCCAGAAGAATCAAACGGTCAAATCGTCGCTAATAATGAATCCGAAAGTCGAAAAAACGTTTCTGAACGCAGCTCTGACCAAGTATCTCCAGAAAAGTCTGATAAATATTGTGAAGAAGTTGTGGATAAAGAAG GAAAGATGGTTACATTTGGGGGAGAGGATCATTACGCCGAAGAAACGCCTCTCATGTTTTCTCGGACCAGTTCTCTTGGTTCTCTGGGTGGGTTTGAACAGCATTCTATCCACGACGATCGCAGCTCGGTTGTCAGCGATTTTAG TAGCTGGCGCACGAGCGGAATTGTTTCTCCTAGTGAGTTACCTGATTCGCCGACACAAACGGTACCACCGAGCCCTCGTCACAACAAATCCCAACCTGAATTCACCAACAGGTCTCAAGACGAAACTTCTAAATTACCTGCGCATCGTTTGTGTGAGCATAAAG CGAATGGCAGATCGAACGCGACAAAGCGTAGCGTTTTTGAAGACGATATTGCAGCGTTTAAGGAGGAGTCTACTCCAATAGATTTCTCAGCTGCAACAAGTCTCAGTTCGCTGACAATTGACGACGAGCCTAAAATCGCTAATGATTCGAAGTTCAAAGAGAATAGGGAAAAATTGGGAGAAGCAATTCCAGAAGAAAGGGAAGAAACCTCACCTACACGGCTTGAACATCAAGACACAATAAAGATCGCAGAGATCGACGAAGTCAGTGAAGGAGAGGATGACGAAGGAATGCTGGATGCCTGCATAAACATCGGGATGCAAAGCATAAT AAACCGTAAAGACGAGCAAAAACCGTCGGTAAATAGCGACGAGATAGCAGATATAGTTGAGACCGTGGACACAGATCAAGAAACAGATGGGGATGAAGATGACGATATGCTGGCTGCATGTATCAGCATAGGAATGCATTCCACATTCCG GAATCGCAAAGAAGACCAAAAAGGCTCCGAATCCTCGGACATTGCAAGTGTAGCTGAAGTGGTTGATGTGGGGGAAATCAGCGATGAACATGACGACGACGAAGGCATGCTGGCTGCCTGTATTAATATTGGAATACAAAGAgcgat TAATCGACAAGAGGACCCCAAAACAATACTAAAGCCTGAGATCGCAAACTCCGTGGAGCCTGAAGATTCTCTCAAAATCAGCGACGTAGATAGTGATGGTGAAGAAATGTTGGCCGCTTGCATAAACGTTGGGATACAAAGCAT ACACAAACAATCTCTAAGAAGAAGCAGTATGACGAAGCCTCCCATTCAACCGGTCAGCAATCTGACGAGGTATCAGACAAGTTCTGCACTGAATCATTTGGACGGTGGCTTAACAACGTTTCCTGGTAACCACAGACAGACGTTGAAGGGTCTTAAAGGTAGACCTGATGACACAGCGATTCCAGACAGCATTCATATATACTGCACAGAAGATACTCCTGCCAACATATCTCCGGCTGGTTCGCATTCTAATCTTTCGGTATTGTCTATGCTGAGCTCGCCCGGAATCGTGGAAAAGAGCTGCGAGCCCAGGATCATGGAGAGTAACG CTGGGCGCTCGGATATTTTGGCTATCGACAGTCTGACGCTTTCCGAAGAGGACGACGTTATCGTAGCTAAGCTAATAGAGTCGGGAATGCGTAAG GTGCAGCTCAACGGCAATCCAGCCTGTGGAATCACGCTCCCTGTTTCCAGTAAAAGTGACCAAGAAAGACCGTGCCGAACTCCATCAACTTCTCCAGCCGAGCCTGTTTTTATTAAACCTAAAAAAGGTGGTTTGCCCGATTGA